One genomic segment of Erythrolamprus reginae isolate rEryReg1 chromosome 2, rEryReg1.hap1, whole genome shotgun sequence includes these proteins:
- the NARS1 gene encoding asparagine--tRNA ligase, cytoplasmic, with the protein MSEIILEKTDQLSLGEVYVSDREGCDSTGDGTQEKPFKSALQALIFTGKEPFPTIYVDSQKENQRWETISKSQLKNVKKLWQREQQKSEAREKKEAEDLLRREKNLEEAKKITIKKDLSVPEPKCVKIRTLQAYRGERVKVFGWVHRLRRQGKNLMFIVLRDGTGFLQCVLSDELCQCYNGVVLSTESTVAVYGTLSLVPEGKQAPGGHELSCDYWELIGLAPAGGADNLVNEESDVDVQLNNRHMMIRGETLSRILKVRSTVIQCFRDHFFDRGYYEITPPTLVQTQVEGGSTLFKMDYFGEEAYLTQSSQLYLETCIPTLGDTFCIAQSYRAEQSRTRRHLSEYTHIEAECPFMSYEDLLNRLEDLVCDVVDRVLKSPMSDMVYALNPNFEPPKRPFKRMNYTEALVWLKEHKVKKEDDTYYEFGDDIPEAPERQMTDAINEPILLCRFPAEIKSFYMQRCPEDARLTESVDVLMPNVGEIVGGSMRIWDSEELLEGYKREGIDPTPYYWYTDQRKYGTCPHGGYGLGLERFLTWILNRHHIRDVCLYPRFVQRCKP; encoded by the exons ATGTCGGAGATCATCCTGGAGAAAACGGACCAGCTGAGCCTGG GAGAGGTTTACGTATCTGATCGAGAAGGATGTGACAGCACTGGTGATGGGACACAGGAGAAACCTTTCAAATCTGCTTTGCAG GCTTTGATATTTACTGGAAAGGAACCATTTCCTACTATCTATGTGGATTCACAGAAAGAAAATCAG AGGTGGGAAACTATCTCCAAGAGCCAACTCAAGAATGTGAAAAAGCTGTGGCAAAGAGAGCAGCAGAAGAGCGAAGCCAGGGAAAAGAAAGAG GCAGAAGATTTATTGCGACGTGAAAAGAACTTGGaggaagcaaagaaaattacAATTAAGAAAGACCTCAGCGTCCCAGAGCCCAAATGT GTGAAGATTCGTACCCTGCAAGCCTACAGAGGGGAGAGAGTAAAGGTGTTTGGTTGGGTCCATCGATTGCGGAGGCAGG GGAAAAACTTGATGTTTATTGTCTTAAGAGATGGCACAGGCTTCCTTCAGTGTGTCTTGTCAGATGAACTG TGTCAATGTTACAATGGTGTGGTCCTTTCAACTGAGAGCACTGTTGCAGTATATGGCACCCTCAGTCTAGTTCCTGAAGGCAAGCAG GCTCCAGGAGGTCATGAGCTGAGTTGCGACTACTGGGAACTCATTGGTCTGGCTCCAGCTGGAGGAGCTGATAACCTGGTTAATGAAGAGTCAGATGTGGATGTGCAGCTCAACAACCGACACATGATGATCCGGGGGGAAACCTTGAGTAGGATCTTAAAAGTGCGCTCCACCGTCATCCAGTGCTTCCGGGACCACTTCTTTGACCGCGGATATTATGaa ATCACTCCGCCAACCTTGGTTCAAACGCAGGTAGAAGGAGGATCAACCCTCTTCAAAATGGATTATTTTGGTGAGGAAGCTTATCTGACACAGTCATCCCAGCTATATTTGGAGACCTGCATCCCAACCTTGGGAGACACTTTCTGCATTGCCCAGTCCTACCGAGCAGAGCAGTCCAGGACACGGAGACACCTCTCTGA GTACACTCACATTGAAGCAGAGTGCCCTTTCATGAGCTATGAAGACCTGCTGAACCGTCTGGAGGATCTTGTCTGTGATGTGGTGGATAGGGTCCTCAAATCCCCAATGTCTGACATGGTGTATGCTCTCAATCCG AACTTTGAGCCTCCCAAGCGCCCCTTCAAACGGATGAACTACACAGAAGCCCTGGTATGGCTCAAGGAACACAAGGTGAAAAAGGAAGATGACACCTATTACGAGTTTGGAGAT GATATCCCAGAAGCTCCAGAAAGACAGATGACGGATGCTATTAACGAACCAATCTTGCTGTGTCGATTTCCTGCTGAGATTAAATCCTTCTACATGCAGCGCTGCCCCGAGGACGCCCGCCTTACTGAATCT GTTGATGTGTTGATGCCTAACGTTGGTGAAATTGTGGGAGGCTCCATGCGTATATGGGACAGTGAGGAGCTACTGGAAGGCTACAAGAGAGAAGGAATTGATCCCACCCCTTATTATTGGTATACAGATCAG CGTAAATATGGCACGTGTCCTCACGGTGGTTACGGATTAGGCCTTGAGCGATTCCTTACCTGGATTCTGAACAGACACCATATCCGAGATGTATGCCTATACCCTCGCTTCGTTCAGAGATGCAAACCCTAA